The region GGCGTCATCCCTTCGCCGAGCGACACGATATGTTCAGGATGCTTTACCGGCAGCAACTCATGATAACGCCATAAATTCGCTTCACGTTCCCTCAGCACATCCCTCTTGACTTTTTGGCGCATCGCCTCCAAGTCGTAAGCGACAAGAAGCGGCGAACCGCATTCGCAAAGTTGATGGATTTGGTCGACATCGTATGTACGTTCACACTTCGGACAATACAGATGAGACACGTAGCTGAATGACATGGTTTGGCTTCTCCTTTCCATTTGTTTCATCCGCACGAGGCAGGAAGCACCTACTTTCGCGTTTCTGACGAGACACTGGCCTTTTCATTATACCATAACCGTCCTCTGCCGCCGGCGCCTGTAATGGCAGCGTCCGTACGCCAACTTTGGGGCATCATAGCGCCAAGTAGGAAATGGTCCCCTCTTTTTTACCGTTTGAAGCCGCATATGGTAAAATAAAACGGAAACCGCCTCTTTTTTCTCACTGCATCGGCGGAATGATTCGCTGATCCAGAAAAACTTATACATAAGGAGATGAACCAATGAAACAGGAACTCATCGAACGCTTCATCCGCTACGCGAAAGTCAACACTCAATCCGATCCAAACAGCCATACGTGCCCATCGACTTCGGGACAGTGGGAGCTGGCGAGAATGCTCGTCGAAGAGCTGAAGGCGATCGGGATGGAAGATGTGACGATCGATGACAACGGCTACGTGATGGCGACGTTGCCGGCCAATACGGACAAAAACGTGCCAGTGATCGGCTTTTTGGCTCATATGGACACCGCGCCGGAATTTACCGGAGCCAACGTCAACCCGCAATTGATTGACTCGTACGACGGCGGGGACATCGTGTTAAACAAAGAACAAGGCATCATCTTGTCGCCAAACGATTTCCCGGAGCTCGCTCACTACAAAGGGCATACGCTCATCACGACCGATGGGACGACGCTGCTTGGTGCTGACGATAAAGCCGGAATCGCCGAAATTATGACCGCGATGAACTATCTCATTCAACACCCGGAAATCAAGCACGGCAAAGTGCGCGTCGCCTTTACGCCGGATGAGGAAATTGGCCGCGGGCCGCATAAATTTGACGTTGCCAAATTCGGCGCCCAATTTGCCTACACGGTCGACGGCGGGCCGCTTGGCGAATTGGAGTATGAAAGCTTTAACGCTGCCGAAGCGAAAATCACGATCAAAGGCAAAAACGTCCATCCGGGCACAGCGAAAGGAAAAATGATCAACTCGATCAAAATCGCCATGGAGTTCGAGCAGCAGTTGCCAGCCCATGAGGCGCCTGAGCATACGGAAGGATATGAAGGGTTTTACCATTTGCTTTCGTTCCAAGGCAGTGTAGAGGAAACGAAGCTTCATTACATCATCCGCGACTTTGACCGCGAACAGTTTGAGGCTCGCAAAGCGAAAATGAAAGAGATCGCGGCTTCGCTTGCGCAAAAATATGGAAACGACCGAATCACTCTCGAAATCAACGACCAATATTACAACATGCGCGAAAAAATCGAGCCGGTGCGCCACATTGTTGACATCGCCCACGAAGCGATGACGAACTTGGGCATTGAACCAAAGGTGAAACCGATCCGCGGCGGTACAGACGGGTCGCAGCTCTCCTACATGGGGCTGCCGACGCCGAACCTTTTCGCCGGCGGCGAAAACTTCCACGGCCGCTACGAATACATTTCCGCCGACAATATGGTGAAAGCGGCCGAAGTGATCGTGGAGATCATCAAGCTGTTCGAGCAAAAAGCATCTTGATCTGCGGAAAAACTCTCTTGAACGATCTTTTTTCGATCGTCCAAGCACAAGCGGCTGCAAGCCCGCCCATTAGGAGTAAAGAAAAGGTGTCCCGAGTCTTTTGGGGACACCTTCTTCATTAGATAAGCGACCGTTCGCCCTTCCATCCTTTTTCCTCGGTCAACACCTGTTACGGAAGCCGGTTGATCCGCCCCTCGATCCGTGCTGAGAACGGTTGCTCAAGACCGCGAATATACGAGACAAGGGCATCCAAATCGACCGGGCCGACCTCGCGGTTTGTCCCATGCGTCAACACCGTGAACCCATCGCCGCCGTCGGCGAGGAAGCTGTTGACTGTCACCGTGTACTCGGCGTCCGGTTTTAGCGGTGTGCCGTCAGGAAGCTGAATGTCAATGACTTTTTCTCCGACCGGCTTGCTGGCGCTCCATGTATAGCGGAGGCCGGAGATTTGCAGCATGCGCGTTTGGGTTGGCTGCCATTGTTGATTCAAAAGCTGGCGGATTTGCGCGCCGGTGAGCGTCATTTTCACGAGCTGGTTGTTGAACGGCTGAACGTTGTACAATTCGCCCCACGTCACTTCGCCTTGTTCAATATCGGCACGAATGCCGCCCGGGTTCATAAAGGCAAAATCGGTTTTCATCGCCGCCCGCTGGGCATCGGCGATCAAATTGCCCAAGGCGGACTCGCCGCTTTCGTTTTGTTCATCGGTGATCGTTTCGGCTGCTGTGCCGACGACTTGATTGACAAGCGGCGCCACTTTCGCTTCATATTTTTCGACGAGGGCACGGATTTCCGGGTCCGGAGTGATGCCGTCATGATAGGTCGTCACGATCTCCGCTTTTTTGGCGACGACGTCTTTCGTACGCGGGTCGATTTTCAAATCGACATCAGAAAACGCCGTGCCGTACGAATACGACTGAACGAGCAGCTTGCCGTCCACAACCGCATTTAAATAGGCATGGTTATGACCGGCGAAAATCACATCGACTTCATCATCGACATTTTTGGCGATATCGACAATTTCCCCGCTTGCGTTTGTCCCATCCGGATTGGATACGCCTGGGTTATGGGCGAGAACGACGATCGTTTGCACCCCTTTTTTCTTCAGTTCCCGGACCGCTTTGTTAATCGCTGTTGCTTCATCGATGAACTTGACTCCCGCGACGCCGCTTGGCGTCACAATCGTTGGTGTTTCCGTGAGCGTGACGCCGATCAATCCGATCGGCATGCCGTTGACCCGCTTAATCACATATGGCGGGAGAATCGGCTTTCCCGTTTGCGCATCAACGACGTTGGCGCTCACGTACGGAAAATCTGCTCCGGCGAAATCGCCGGTCGCCGGGTGATATCCGCCATGGATCAAGCGGAGCATTTCCGCTACTCCTTCATCAAACTCATGGTTGCCAAGGGTGCCGACGTCAAAGCCGAGCTTATTGAGCACTTCGATCGTCGGCTCGTCCTCTAGCAGCGCCGATACCGGCGGGCTGGCGCCAACCGCATCGCCGGCATGGACGAGCAGCGTATTTTTGTTTTCCGCCTCCCGCTGTTTCAAATAAGCGGCTAAATAATCAGCCCGTCCAACTTCCCGCCCGCCGACTTTTCTCGTCACATTCAACTGGCCGTGGAAGTCGTTAATGCCTAACAGCTGCACCTCAATATAACGGTGCGAAGAAGCAGGCGGCTTCCCCTTGCTTTTCCCGTTCCCTGCCGCCCCAACTGGAGCCGCGGCCAGCACCGCTGCAGCAGCCAATGCGGATAGCACCCGTCTTCCCCATCGTTTGGAATTCTTCATTCCCGGTTCCCCTTTCTCTCGCCTTCTCGTTCACTCCCATTATATCCTTGCGAGTCAGTACAATGATAGAGCAGAAAGGATGATTTCTCGTAAATATTTTGTAAATTCACAACTGACTGTTGAGAACAACAGAAACAAAAAAGACCGCCCGATAGAGTCTGTTGATCGGACAGCCTTTCCCTTTTAGCTCGGTGGACAGCCTGCCGTGGGGCGGGTGTTCCCAAGAATCTCCCACCTCGAAGCACAAGCGTAGGTGGGAGAGCGTTCAACCGACCGCGTTTTTCTTGTTTAACGGAGCAACGCGAATGCCGGTCGTCTCCTCAAAATCGTACAACCCGCCCGGGAGATCGGCAAACCGCTCGAGTTCATTGTAAGCCGGAATGCCGTGGTACGCCATATCGAGACCTTCTTCTTCCTCACGCTCTGTCGCCCGGAGCCCGACCGTGCTGTCGCACACATTCGCGATGAGCGCACCGCTGACGAAGCCCCAAACGATGACTGTCAACGCGCCAAGCAGTTGGGTGATGAACAACGACGCATGACCGGTCGTTTTCCGGCCGGATGATCGCTTCAATTTTTTTCATGTTTCCCGCCGCCCCCCTCAACCGTTTCTTGTGTAATAAAACATAACGTATTTATGTTAAAAATTATAACAACTAAAAGAGATGTGTCAAGTATGAGGACAAAGTTTTTTTGCGCGCCGCCTATCGGGCATAACTCGAAGGAAAGCGGATCGGCAGGGTGTCCATCCAAACGACTGATCGCCGTTATCCGTTCTAACACAAAAAAGGTGTTCCGCAAACGATCGGAACACCTTTTTCATCGTATTGTCATTCGACGCTATGCCACGCGAAACGGCCATGAACGTCAAGCCCTTCTCCTTGTTAGATCGTCTCCTTCCCGCGCACGCCGTTGATCGAATAGCTCGCTGTAATGGCGGCATTTAACGAATGGGAAACGGAACAATATTTTTCTTTTGACAACCGAATGGCGCGGACGACCTTGTCTTCCGGCAAATCGCCTTCGAGCGCGTAATGAATATGAATCTCTGTAAACCGCTTTGGGTGGTCATCGGCGCGCGTTCCTTCGACTTCCATCGAAAACGCGCGGACATCAAGCCGCATTTTCCGCAAGATCAAAACGATGTCAATGCCGGTGCAGCCGGCTAAGGCGTGAAGCAAAAGCTCCATCGGCCGAGCGCCTGAATCGTTGCCGCCGACGTCTTTCGCGGCG is a window of Geobacillus kaustophilus DNA encoding:
- a CDS encoding ammonium transporter gives rise to the protein MKRSSGRKTTGHASLFITQLLGALTVIVWGFVSGALIANVCDSTVGLRATEREEEEGLDMAYHGIPAYNELERFADLPGGLYDFEETTGIRVAPLNKKNAVG
- a CDS encoding OsmC family protein — its product is MKTTVVWNGNMSFSGQSASGVVIPIDAAKDVGGNDSGARPMELLLHALAGCTGIDIVLILRKMRLDVRAFSMEVEGTRADDHPKRFTEIHIHYALEGDLPEDKVVRAIRLSKEKYCSVSHSLNAAITASYSINGVRGKETI
- the pepT gene encoding peptidase T, giving the protein MKQELIERFIRYAKVNTQSDPNSHTCPSTSGQWELARMLVEELKAIGMEDVTIDDNGYVMATLPANTDKNVPVIGFLAHMDTAPEFTGANVNPQLIDSYDGGDIVLNKEQGIILSPNDFPELAHYKGHTLITTDGTTLLGADDKAGIAEIMTAMNYLIQHPEIKHGKVRVAFTPDEEIGRGPHKFDVAKFGAQFAYTVDGGPLGELEYESFNAAEAKITIKGKNVHPGTAKGKMINSIKIAMEFEQQLPAHEAPEHTEGYEGFYHLLSFQGSVEETKLHYIIRDFDREQFEARKAKMKEIAASLAQKYGNDRITLEINDQYYNMREKIEPVRHIVDIAHEAMTNLGIEPKVKPIRGGTDGSQLSYMGLPTPNLFAGGENFHGRYEYISADNMVKAAEVIVEIIKLFEQKAS
- a CDS encoding bifunctional metallophosphatase/5'-nucleotidase, whose protein sequence is MKNSKRWGRRVLSALAAAAVLAAAPVGAAGNGKSKGKPPASSHRYIEVQLLGINDFHGQLNVTRKVGGREVGRADYLAAYLKQREAENKNTLLVHAGDAVGASPPVSALLEDEPTIEVLNKLGFDVGTLGNHEFDEGVAEMLRLIHGGYHPATGDFAGADFPYVSANVVDAQTGKPILPPYVIKRVNGMPIGLIGVTLTETPTIVTPSGVAGVKFIDEATAINKAVRELKKKGVQTIVVLAHNPGVSNPDGTNASGEIVDIAKNVDDEVDVIFAGHNHAYLNAVVDGKLLVQSYSYGTAFSDVDLKIDPRTKDVVAKKAEIVTTYHDGITPDPEIRALVEKYEAKVAPLVNQVVGTAAETITDEQNESGESALGNLIADAQRAAMKTDFAFMNPGGIRADIEQGEVTWGELYNVQPFNNQLVKMTLTGAQIRQLLNQQWQPTQTRMLQISGLRYTWSASKPVGEKVIDIQLPDGTPLKPDAEYTVTVNSFLADGGDGFTVLTHGTNREVGPVDLDALVSYIRGLEQPFSARIEGRINRLP